One Marmota flaviventris isolate mMarFla1 chromosome 17, mMarFla1.hap1, whole genome shotgun sequence genomic window, AAACTAAGTGTAGTCAGCTTTCTCATTCAGAAATTCATTATTCACGTTGTAGATTACTCAGGATTTGCCTTGCTTTATCTTGCCAATGGCCTCCCACATTAGTGAAGGATAGGAACCTGGATGCTattagtagaaaaataaatctgataATCAGGCCCAGTTTCTCTCTGATGTTAATTTGCTGTAGACTTTTAGCAAATCATAGCCTGAGTCTTGGATTCTTAAATTAGAAGATTATTGTATAAAAATTTTGTGACtgtatttttgcttgttttagagagagggtcttggcTGACCTCTAATTCCTGACCTCAAGTGATTGGaattcctgccttagcctctcaggtagctgggaccacagacaTGTGTCACCATGTCCAAAAGcattgtgatttttatctttcctgGTAGaattataaattgaattttatatttaatgaactggactttataattttctttttggtaccggggattgaactcaggggtacttgaccactgagccacatccctatctctattttgtatttagagacagggtctcactgagttgcttagtgcctcgcagttgctgaggctggctttgaacttgtgatcctcctgcctcagccttctgagctactgggattacaggggtgggcCACAGTGCCCGGCTTGAACTTTATAATTTAGTAAGAAAGTCTTTTCTAAAGCTTCTGCTTTAGAACtataaattctataaatttttttttttttttttttttttggtgccggggattgaactcactgaaccacatccccatcctttttttgtaatttattcaaagacagggtctcaatgagttgcttagggccttgataaattgctgagactggttttgaactcggtgatcttctatctcagcctcccaagctgctggaattacaggcatgtgtcaccacacccggCTTATAAATTCTTAACAAACATCCCTGAGATTTTATCATGCATGGAGTCAGGGctcttttaaacaaaacaaaacaaaaaaaagtgtttctgaaTGGTAAATGCTTCTCTACTTGcctctgcttcaaaataaaaaagttcccccccaaaacaaaacttgGTCAAGTTTGCATTTTTGTACAGCAGAGTTACTGAAAGCATAGTAAAGATAAAATATTGGAATCCCATGAttggaaaaatatctaaaaagaaactTGTTTTTCATAGGTAAGCCTAAGTTTTCTTGGATGTGTAGGACATTCAGCTGCTTTTAGGTAATACAAGGTGAAATGTAGTGATGCAATGATGAGCGAAGTATAGACTGACCTGGTATTGCCATTGCTTTAATGTTGGCTTTGACCAGGGTATGATCCCTTAATCTTCTCTCTGAGCTGATTCTGGTTGTGGTTTTAGAACACACATGTTCTAGCTTGTTTGGATATTGGTGTTATGTATAAGTTTGtttttgataaatgtttgaattattgatactttcatatttctctttttaggttGAGGTGGAAAATCTGGCTTTGAAATCTTCGTGAAGGACTGCATCATTTCAATCCTGAATCTGAATCAGTTCCCTTATTGACtgtatgaaaaatgttttcattaactGTGTTATTTGTTTGGTAAAACCTTGGaggttttataaattaaaaaaaatatatgtactcTTTTGTGGTATgtaataattttaacattttaaaattcataggaTTGCTGGGTGCCATgttgtacgcctgtaatcccagcagcttgggaggcaggaggattgtgggttcaaagccagcctcagaaaagtgaggcactaagcaactcaatgagaccctgtctctaaataaaatgtgaaataggcaagggatgtggctcagtggttgagtgcccgagttcaatcccagtacccctcaaaaagaaaaaaatccataggATTTTTCTTAGCTACTCCATTTAGAAATTTAGCAGTATCATCTTTATGCTATCAGAGAATGTACTTTGAGTTGCTAAAATGAGGAAAGGATAGAAAAACACATATCTCAGCAAAGGcgcttaaattatttttatccatcCTATTCTattaaagatttctttaaaaacccATGTTTTCACCAACCTGCTAATCCAGTGGCATAAATTTTCCCATATAGGCTTCAGTGTTTCTATAGCATTTCTGAAACAAGGTATTTCACACAAAGTTGATTCTTGATGTAGGAACAGAGAAATGTTGTTCTAATTATtggattaccaaaaaaaaaaatttaaatgcaaaatgttaataattaataccaaaatatataagaagcCAAACATAGTctgaatgaaaatttattttaaaaacatgttgagTAATCTTTTAAGTTTCCACATAATCATGACAGCATGGAATAGTTTTTTGCCAGAAACATTTATTCTTAAGATTTTTACTTGATTGTTTCATAGAAACTTTAGTAATAACCAGAATAATTCATACGAGTTGAACAAACTATTATTAGCAAGCAGAAGGAGCTTATTGAAAGGTGTTTTTATTACTCACAGTTGGATAACTATGTtatattatcttttcatggcttgctAGCTTTGCTTTCACATTGAAATTTTCATACTctatgtaaacttttttttttcctatttttcttcgaCCACTTTCCCAAGAAAGAGATTATGACTCATAAAAGAATCTTCAAAGCTGATACACTATAGCAGATTAACAAATGGTTCACAGTATGTGGAGGGAGTTGTTTTGCTCTATATAAAGAGCATTTGTGAACTGATAAAAAACTCTGCCTCACAGGGAGATAAATGCCTTTTCCAAAGAAGTCCTGCTTCCTCACCACCCAACTATGAGGCCTAACCTGGGGTTTTCTTGAGTGCTTCTGTACCTCTTATTCTTTGAGAAGAAGAAAAGCTTCTGTACTAATTTTTGTCCATCTCTATATTGAGCCTCATATGCCCTATAATCTTGATTATCCTAATTTTAACCAGCTTGGTCAACTGTAGAAGGGGTCTAAAGAGCAGGCTAAAAGGATAGGATCAAGTAggtatgttttttaaagaaaaccataTGTTGTTTAAGTTAATATAGTTAATGAATTGGGGCAGAGAAGTATCAGTGCTATATACCATGCTGAAAAACAACCCTGTGGCCTTACAGTGCAACACTTAAGTTATGAGACAAGATGCTAATTCCTTTTAGTTCTCAGGAGAGTACAGTTTAATTAGATGTTGTACTTCTGTTGGATAACCTGTGATGGGACAAGCTTGGTGACTCCTCACATAATTAAACACACAGCgataacaaaacacataaccagAGGTGGCAAGAACAGTATCATTCACCCGGGTTTTACGGCACAGAGGGCACACAGTCTTCATTTTGGGTAAGAGGGGAGAGTCAGAGTTGTAGTCTAGGTGTACAGGTGGTGGTGGGGTAGGCAGTGCAGTTAGTGATTTGATGGTTTCTTGATTTTCAGATGAGTACCACCAATCAAGGAACTGCAGGAAGAATACACCAACAGAAAGGCCAGTTGAGAGGGATAAGGCAACACCCCCCATAGCTTTCTTCAGAACTGACTTTATCTTCTCACTAACACTGTTAGGAAGAGAACAAGGaggcaaagagaaaaattgtTTATCTAGTTATAATCATAGAATGACCAAAATATAAATGCAGTTCTGCACTTTTCATCAAAATCTCTGATTTGGGAATTGACTTGTTGCTAGATGGGCATCCTTTCTTCTTAAGGATCTATTCTAAATGATTTCCTCTTTCTGACTCACAGTATGGACTgaactttttttaataataaaaagttaaagttttggggttggggctatagctcagcgcttgcctcgcacatcaaggcactgggttcaatcctcagtaccatataaaaataaattagtaaacaaagatattgcatccatctacaactaaaataatatttaaaaagaaaaagttaaagttttaagaaagaaattagtaGAGAATTTGATTATGCAGACTTTAGTTGAAGATAGtacatccagaaaaaaataatttgggccGGGGTggtagtgcagtggtagagcacatgcctagcatgtgtgaggcattgagttcaatccccagtaccacataaaaataaataagatgtattgtgtctacctacaataaaaaatatttaaaaaaaaaagaaaaaaacaattcttttacAAAAATATCTCAGCATCATTttattatacacatacacacaaaggaaCTTGTAGGAGAACACAAGCACTAGCTAGAAGTGATACAATACGATTTAGAATTGTATTGCTTTGTCTTGAATCTCAACTCTACCATCTTCTAGTTTTGCAGTCTTCGCCAAGGAGTAAAGGTTTGGTTTCCTCAACTGTTCAATGGAGAAACTGCATTTACTTCATTGGGTTGTGATCAGGCTTAAAAGTGGATGTACGGGGGCGGGGGGCATGCGtggggcattgggttcaatcctcagcgtggggcattgggttcaatcctcagcaccacataaaggtacaatgaggatattgtgtccatctaaaaaaaaagagtgtacaTAAAGCAAACACCTAGTCTGGGGCCTAGCATTAAAATGTAATTAGTATGATAGTGCTACCAAGATGGCAGTCCTTGTTTTATGGACACAAGGAATAACTTTTCTATgactttataaaacaaaaatagactgAGGGAGGTAAATTTCATAAAAGTGGAAtaagattttagaattttttaaaagatgttttggGAGTGTTAAGGCCTTACCTCCTGGCTGGTTGCTGCATCCTGCCAAATTCAGCTGATCTGTGCTCCAGAGCTTGTATATCCTGAATTGTCAGTCGACCTAGCCGAACTCCAGCCAGCTTCAGCAGGGGTGAGTGGTGCTGAGCTTTTCCTAGGATGTATTGAAGTTGTTGTACAAGAAACCAACCTTCCCAGGCCATATTAACAAATGGATAGGCTGCCAGAAAGGCTCTGTAAAATCGTTTCCAGTGGGAAGAAGGAGGATGAATGGAATATTCATCCTCTTCTCTCAGGCTGGAGACCAGCTTCTCCAGCTTCACTTTCAGATAGGGAAGAAGAACCAGGAACATAATTGATTTCCAAAGCTGCTTCTTGGGGAGACCTGAGCTGGCCAGTCTCTGCAACCTGGGAGAGTCCCCCATTACAACGCGCTTTAAGCCATAAAAGTTCTCAGAAAATGAGGCACTGGTTTTAGACAAATAGTGCTGCTGGAGCAGAAAATCTAGCAGAGTAAAGATTTCATCAAACCACCTCCAAAAGAAGCCACATTGGGCAGGATTGGATTCTGCAAGAACCTAAagcaaaagaaatcaaatgaaattctAGTACACAGCTACTATACCATGAATTTACATTTCCTCCTCCCCTTTAAATTCTATTTGGCTTAAACAAGTCAACTCCTTTTGGGGTCTAACAATGTCCCTCAAGTGCTAGGTACTGAGTATGGGACTCAATACTGATGGACTAAATATCCATTAGGCCATGAGAAATCAATTATAAACAAATTACTTATTTCAAACCCTAGGCTGTCAAACAATAGTTTGGTATTTTTACCCAATCGTTCCTGACACCTTTCAGAATACCTTACCTTAACCACATGCTGCAGAGCAGGTCTCACTGCTGTCATTAAACTGTCCTGGGCTACCACCTCAAAGATGGATGGATGGTCATCAGCCACAGAAGCAGTTGTAATGTGCGCTCCGTGCTCAGCCATAGTGTTCTGTGTATATTGGGTTTCACTTTTCCCACAAACTCCCTAGTAAGCATGaacttttaaagaaagtttttatCCGATGGGAGCTGCATGACATCCGGGACTTCAAATTTGTTTTACGGGGAGATTCAACTGAGAGGAAAAGATCTCTTCTGCAGGGGAAGAGTGGACAGATGTCAAAGTGAGGTTAAGAAGAAAGTTAACTTCCGCGCGCTGTGAAGTGATATGTGGGTAGGGGGCACCTTCAAATGCTGCACTTTACAGGGCAGAGCGAGACTAGGGACGGGTATGGGCTAAGGAGCGCTGGCCTCTCGACCTGCAGTCCTGGAGCTGCGAATCAGCGCCCCTGTGAGGGCTGAAAATCCAGCCAGCTCAGAGGTATCACAGGTGCCACAGCGAGGGCCCGGGACGCAAGGACGGCTCCAGCTGTTGGCTACAAAGTACCCCTGTCGACGCTCGTCCTTGCTTGCTGACCCCAGGCGAGGCGCAAAGTGCCCACGACGCCACGTTAGAAAGAACGTCTCGGCTTTGCTTTATGACAGAAGCCGCACCCGGAAACAGAAGCCGCAAGGGCCCCAGGGACGGCCGGCGGAAGAAAGGCGCTCTAGTCCCGAACGCAACACTGAAACCGGAACAAGGGTACTCTATGACCTACACCGGGACTTCCGCTTCCGTCTCCTTTTATTTAGGAGGTAATAAGGAGCTTGGTTTTGCAGATGGATTTTCcgctttttgttttttgctccCTTAGAAGGCTCTGCCGCGGTGGGAAGCCACCCTTCCGACCCTCTCTGCGCAGGTCTTTCTGACATAGTGTGGCGCCGGGAGGTGGAGCTCCGGCCCCGCTGCCGAGGCCTGTTTTCCCTGGGGCCAGCGAACCCGGAGGGTAGGGAGAAAGGGAATCTGGAGGTGAGAGGACACTTTTCTTACACACGTGGCGGGGCTGGtgcttaatttttcttctgcAGCCTTCGGGAAAGGATTTGAAGCGACCCGGCAGAGAGAGAAGCTCTGGCTTTTTTGCATCCAATTACAAAGAAGGATTACTGGAATGAGAAAGGCCCTCTTGTTCGTCAGAACTTGAGACAATTACTTTTCAAGCTTGACTGTCTCTTAGATGTTACATTTAGTTAACATTTCTAGGCACTTTTTATATTAGATGAGAATGGTTTCCTGCCTTCGTACCGGGTAGGAAGTTATGAATACAGTGCTAAAGCAGAGGGATCCTGATGAATTCTAGGATGAACTGGGGCGCTTTGACACAGGAGGTGCTTGgagcttttcattttgtaaaacgAAACTAATGTAAAATATGTAGGCTTTGCAAAGTACAAATTGTATACAACTTTACCACCTTTGAGTCTGATTCAGTTTTATTGGACTTGGATTTAAGAGTTCAACTCCTCCCTTATTATCCCTTCCCTATCTCAGAACTAAAGAGCTAATAATGAAAGTATTATTCACTGTGCTAGAGGTAGACAGTAGGTACGCACACTTAGAACCCTCAAAAAACAAAGTTTGGGTTTAGTTTTGTTTCAATCTTGAAGTTACCTTTAATTATGgttctaaaatgttttttactCCACTAAAATAACTGAGAAAGTCTAGTTgatgtgagatttttttaaaatatttattttttaattctcggcagacacaacatctttgtttgtatgtggtgctgagcatggaacctgggcctcacgcatgccaggcgagcgcgctaccgcttgagccacatccccagcccatgtgagATTTTTTTAAGGACTAGAAACAACGTTTCTACATTAAGCATCTCGTACATAATAGGTGCTTGACCATTCATAACATCAAAAATACAAAGttgagggctggagatatagttcaatttgtagagtgcttgccttgtatacgcaaagccctgggttcaattccccagcatcacatacacacataagaAAGTTGAGAAATAACATTAACTAATAAACGAATGGGAAATTAACATTGTATCAACCAGAATTCTTTTGATTGGAAACAATAGAAACAAACagaccaatttaaaaaaaaaaaaaattattacaagtATATGAAGGACCTAACAAACCAGCCCACAAAGGACAGGAACTTCACAATcctattggattttttttttttttttttttttttttttaatgtggtgcgaggccaaacccagggcctcacacatgggagacAAGTAGTCTACTGctaatccccagccccagccccctattgGGTTTTTCTAGCAGGATTTAGCAAAGTCTCATCCAGGCAACATTATTGCAGTCAGcaaacttcagtttctttatatTTGTCATTGTGCTCATAATTCAAATACCAATTATCTAATCTTGGCTCAGTTTCCCCTTCCACTCTCTATTTCATTCTTAGATGGGAAAGAAGACATCTTGATGAATAATTCCATGAGGATACTCCAAAAGTAAAGTGAAGTTATTACATGAGAAAGGAAAggctgtttaaaaaaatcagttcttaatagtcaacaaataaatacctCATAAAAAAGTCCCACCCTCAAATGTATAGTACAATGGAAGAGGTGATTATATGTATTGTACAGTACAGTAAGAAGTGACTGTACTTTATATTAAAAGGCATTAAAAGAAATCACATAGGTTAATAGAAGTACCAGCTGGAAGAGATAAGGCTGTTCAAATTAGCTTAAACAGAAGCCAAGTATATTGGTCCATGCAAACAAATAATGGGAAGATCGGTGTTTTAACTTCATGTTTAATCTCAGCTTCTCTCTGCCAGTTGCTTTTTAATATAGTGACGTAACCTGGTACTGCTGCACTCACATGCCATAACAGATGTCCACTAAAGTTTTGTGGATTAGATGGACCTCAAAAGATTAGTACATTTGGGGCAAGTCACAGTAGTGGTAAAAGGGCTTTCCAGGTTAAGGGAGAAATGTAGAGTATATGTAAGGAGAAAGTGGTTTCATTTGTTTAACCATAGGGCAACAGCAATAATGGAGGCTATGTTGAAAAGTAGATTTAGGTGGATTATAGAAGGCCTTAATTGCTGATTTTAGAATTTATTCAAGAAATActgagagttgttttttttttttttttttaagggggggtTACTGGAGAgtgaacctagaggtgctctaCTAacaaactacatccccagccctttttatttttatattttttcttttcaaatatctttatttttaaatttttagttgtagatggacaatacctttatttatctttatgtggtgctgagtcttgaacccagtacttcacacatgcaaggcaagtgctctaccactgagccacaaccccagccccccttttattttttattttggaaaagggtctcacaagttgcttagggcctcattaaattgctaaggctgacctcgaacttgagatcctcctgctcagcctcctaattactgggattacaggcatacacaaCAACGCCCGGCAAAAATGCTGAGTACTTGCTATGTGTCAGGCATTATCCTAGGTAATGAGTGTCAAGCAGTAATAAAAATAGACATGATATTTGCCTTCATGGAATTTACAGTCTAGtaggaaaagagaataaatatgcAATTTACAAATTGAATAagagagctaggattagggtagcagTGAGTGTTGAGAGAAGAGAACCTTTTAGATTGGGTAATCAGAGAATGCCTTTCTGAAGCAACTAAACAGACTTAAATTATGAGAAGCTAGTCATGTGAGAAGTTGGGGGAAAGAATATTAGACATTAAGAGCAATATTTGTTAATGGCCTAAGGTGGGAAACTGCTTGGTGTGTTTGAGGGCTAATAGAGCTAGCAAAAGGTGAAATGAGTGACtgaaagacataaa contains:
- the Pex12 gene encoding peroxisome assembly protein 12 yields the protein MAEHGAHITTASVADDHPSIFEVVAQDSLMTAVRPALQHVVKVLAESNPAQCGFFWRWFDEIFTLLDFLLQQHYLSKTSASFSENFYGLKRVVMGDSPRLQRLASSGLPKKQLWKSIMFLVLLPYLKVKLEKLVSSLREEDEYSIHPPSSHWKRFYRAFLAAYPFVNMAWEGWFLVQQLQYILGKAQHHSPLLKLAGVRLGRLTIQDIQALEHRSAEFGRMQQPARSVSEKIKSVLKKAMGGVALSLSTGLSVGVFFLQFLDWWYSSENQETIKSLTALPTPPPPVHLDYNSDSPLLPKMKTVCPLCRKTRVNDTVLATSGYVFCYRCVFNYVRSHQACPITGYPTEVQHLIKLYSPEN